One window of Penaeus chinensis breed Huanghai No. 1 chromosome 34, ASM1920278v2, whole genome shotgun sequence genomic DNA carries:
- the LOC125043932 gene encoding innexin shaking-B-like — translation MWKNWEGGKIHALMMDLDVGICSEVEKKQKKKLLLDYLADNLKHHNWWAYRYFFCELLAFLNVVGQMFLMDRFLGGTFLTFGLDVIKFMEDDQEVRVDPMIFVFPRMTKCSFSKFGTSGELERYDSLCILPINIVNEKIYIFLWFWFLLLVFLTFFVLLYRLMIILSPRMRAYLLCLRFRLINKEVINTIVRKSKMGDWFLFYMLGQNVDTLIFKEVMHELAKRLGHASKDFGEP, via the exons ATGTGGAAAAATTGGGAAGGTGGCAAAATCCATGCCCTCATGATGGATCTGGACGTGGGTATCTGCTCAGAGGtcgagaagaagcagaagaagaagctcCTGCTGGACTACCTCGCTGACAATCTCAAGCACCACAACTGGTGGGCCTACAGATATTTCTTCTGCGAGCTCCTGGCCTTTCTCAACGTCGTGG GTCAGATGTTCCTGATGGACCGGTTCCTGGGCGGGACGTTCCTCACCTTCGGCCTGGACGTCATCAAGTTCATGGAGGACGACCAGGAGGTGCGCGTGGACCCCATGATCTTCGTGTTCCCGCGCATGACCAAGTGTTCGTTTAGCAAGTTCGGAACGTCGGGAGAGCTGGAGCGCTACGACTCACTGTGCATCTTGCCCATCAACATCGTCAACGAGAAGATCTACATCTTCCTGTGGTTCTGGTTCCTCCTGCTGGTGTTCCTGACCTTCTTCGTCCTCCTGTATCGCCTCATGATCATCCTGAGTCCGAGGATGAGGGCCTACCTCCTCTGTCTCCGGTTTCGACTCATCAACAAGGAGGTGATCAACACGATAGTCAGGAAGAGCAAAATGGGCGACTGGTTTCTCTTCTACATGCTCGGCCAGAACGTGGACACGCTTATATTCAAAGAGGTCATGCACGAGTTGGCGAAGAGGTTGGGCCATGCATCCAAAGACTTCGGCGAGCCCTGA